The proteins below are encoded in one region of Cherax quadricarinatus isolate ZL_2023a chromosome 29, ASM3850222v1, whole genome shotgun sequence:
- the LOC128690482 gene encoding macrophage mannose receptor 1-like, whose translation MKTVLLIALIAVVTCEPPSPNHIRFPPQPIRRRPQPVHRRPQPLQRTPLGGGFQVQPRFPSRPRPAPQQISSGVSVDATLGRSEYYFSWRHDGGRKYTGTEAARVCTSLGRGWQPIGISSREEIAFVISVVGGDRVEYIWTGGVRSGSGFTWLNGEPFTVDNWSHTGGLGRPQPDNRENGNENCLSVLNNIYNDGILWHDVACHHLKPVICERHI comes from the exons ATGAAGACTGTGCTATTGATCGCTTTGATAGCTGTGGTGACCTGTGAGCCACCTTCCCCGAACCATATCCGCTTTCCTCCTCAGCCAATTCGCCGTCGGCCTCAACCAGTTCACCGCCGTCCTCAACCATTACAGAGAACTCCCCTAGGAGGAGGTTTCCAGGTTCAGCCAAGGTTCCCGTCACGACCCAGACCTGCACCTCAACAGATTTCGTCTGGCGTCTCC GTTGACGCCACACTGGGCCGCAGTGAATACTACTTCTCATGGAGACACGACGGTGGAAGGAAGTACACTGGCACTGAAGCTGCCAGGGTATGTACCAGTCTGGGCAGGGGATGGCAGCCCATAGGCATCAGTTCCAGGGAAGAGATCGCCTTCGTTATTAGTGTTGTTGGAGGAG ATCGTGTGGAATACATCtggactggtggtgtgaggtctGGCTCAGGATTTACCTGGTTGAATGGTGAACCATTCACTGTTGATAACTGGTCACACACTGGAGG ACTCGGCAGACCTCAACCTGACAACCGCGAGAATGGAAACGAGAACTGCCTGTCTGTGCTAAACAACATCTACAATGATGGCATCTTATGGCACGACGTGGCGTGCCACCACCTGAAGCCCGTCATCTGTGAGAGACACATTTAA